A single window of Flavobacterium sp. 140616W15 DNA harbors:
- the nusB gene encoding transcription antitermination factor NusB, with the protein MQSIYAMHQNGSDNLEKEEKFLFYSIDNIQDLYLVMVSSLIEICKKETIFLHLSSKKHLATPEERNPNEKFIKNAIFQILAENNSLSIALENRKITNWSLNDDYIILLLNDIKASKQYAKYMSNSVNTFEEDKQFIVDLFTEVIVPNEKLYEYLEDDKLTWVDDIPVVNTHIIKQLKGITAGEDDNFRVPKLYKDNEDRDFVKDLFRKTVLNESEFAKEYVDKTPNWDSDRIAEIDTIILKMAICEFLKFPSIPVKVTLNEYLEIAKEYSTPKSSIFINGILDNLVKELEASKKLIKAGRGLM; encoded by the coding sequence ATGCAGTCCATTTATGCAATGCATCAAAACGGTTCTGATAATCTTGAAAAAGAAGAGAAGTTTCTTTTTTATAGTATTGATAATATTCAGGATTTATATCTTGTAATGGTTTCTTCGTTAATCGAAATTTGTAAAAAAGAGACAATTTTTTTACACTTATCAAGTAAAAAACATCTTGCGACTCCTGAAGAGCGTAATCCAAACGAAAAATTTATTAAGAATGCTATTTTTCAAATCCTAGCTGAGAATAATTCTCTTAGTATAGCTTTGGAGAATCGTAAAATCACTAATTGGTCATTAAATGATGATTATATTATATTACTTCTTAATGATATTAAGGCAAGTAAGCAGTATGCAAAATACATGAGTAATTCAGTAAACACGTTTGAAGAAGACAAACAGTTTATTGTTGATTTATTCACAGAAGTAATCGTTCCTAATGAAAAATTATACGAGTACTTAGAAGATGATAAGCTTACATGGGTAGATGATATTCCTGTGGTAAATACACATATCATCAAACAATTAAAAGGTATTACTGCTGGAGAGGACGATAATTTTAGAGTTCCTAAATTGTATAAAGATAATGAGGATCGAGATTTTGTAAAAGACTTGTTTAGAAAAACAGTTTTAAATGAATCTGAATTTGCGAAAGAATATGTAGATAAAACTCCAAACTGGGATAGTGATCGTATTGCAGAAATAGATACTATTATCTTAAAAATGGCAATTTGTGAATTTTTAAAATTCCCATCAATTCCAGTAAAAGTAACTCTTAACGAATATTTAGAAATTGCAAAAGAGTATTCTACGCCAAAAAGTAGTATTTTTATCAACGGGATTTTAGATAATCTTGTAAAAGAACTGGAGGCTAGCAAGAAATTAATTAAAGCTGGTCGTGGTTTAATGTAA
- a CDS encoding cytochrome c, whose product MKSRILTIAALAVIVFSCAVKKETVKVVETTEPVKTADVTPTVAGGQNLYDNNCGKCHKLFKATDFSKEDWKPILVRMQKKAHLDDAQMASISDYITSQL is encoded by the coding sequence ATGAAATCAAGAATCCTAACCATAGCAGCATTAGCAGTGATTGTTTTTTCGTGTGCAGTTAAAAAAGAAACTGTAAAAGTTGTAGAAACTACAGAGCCAGTTAAAACAGCAGATGTTACTCCAACAGTAGCTGGAGGGCAAAATTTATATGATAATAATTGTGGCAAATGCCATAAATTATTTAAAGCAACAGATTTTTCGAAAGAAGACTGGAAACCTATCTTGGTACGTATGCAAAAGAAAGCACATCTCGATGATGCACAAATGGCTTCGATTTCAGATTATATTACTTCACAGTTGTAA
- a CDS encoding GreA/GreB family elongation factor, which translates to MKPTPTFCTTDYQLLRELILKSKNSTNSKEAGQLAQELDRAIISKGDTLDESIVRINSHVTIEDVKAKKQMKIQIVLPSNADVKEGRISILAPLSVAIIGFKENDEVDWELPAGIKTLKIIAVSNVLPVSNQ; encoded by the coding sequence ATGAAACCAACACCCACTTTCTGTACAACAGATTATCAACTCTTAAGGGAATTAATTTTAAAGAGTAAAAACTCAACAAACTCTAAAGAAGCTGGTCAACTTGCTCAAGAATTAGACCGAGCTATTATTAGCAAAGGAGATACCTTAGACGAATCAATCGTAAGAATCAATTCGCACGTTACCATTGAAGATGTTAAGGCTAAAAAGCAAATGAAAATTCAAATTGTCTTACCTTCAAATGCTGACGTAAAAGAAGGAAGAATTTCTATTCTAGCTCCTTTAAGTGTTGCTATAATTGGCTTTAAAGAAAATGACGAAGTAGATTGGGAATTACCTGCTGGAATAAAAACTTTAAAAATAATTGCTGTATCTAACGTACTACCTGTAAGCAATCAATAA
- a CDS encoding alpha/beta fold hydrolase, whose amino-acid sequence MENIQTNPSESLRDSQFNLTQPSTDKYIETAPNVKLYVKDYGQGKPVILIHGWPLSNEMWEYQIDFLVQNNYRVIAYDRRGFGKSSQPWDGYDYDSLTDDLNEIIEQLELEDATLVGFSMGGGEVVRYFSRHGGKRVTKVALISSIIPFLLKTDDNPDGHPKEKSEATATAIKEDRIEFLDNFGKTFFGVTIINRPLSTSLLEYYKMLCTFASPRATLKCAESFSTTDFRDELDSINVPTLIIHGDADKIVPIDLTSKKAAESIQNNTYIIYEGEPHGLFYTERDRLNSDLLNFLNS is encoded by the coding sequence ATGGAAAATATTCAAACTAACCCTAGCGAATCTCTAAGAGATTCACAGTTTAACTTAACTCAACCATCTACAGACAAATATATAGAAACTGCCCCAAATGTAAAGCTGTATGTAAAAGATTATGGTCAAGGAAAACCTGTTATTCTTATCCATGGCTGGCCACTTTCTAATGAAATGTGGGAATACCAAATAGACTTCCTTGTTCAAAATAATTATAGAGTAATTGCCTATGACCGTCGCGGATTTGGTAAATCTTCTCAACCTTGGGACGGATATGATTACGATAGTTTAACCGATGATCTAAACGAAATTATAGAGCAATTAGAGCTAGAAGACGCTACTCTCGTAGGTTTCTCGATGGGCGGTGGTGAAGTAGTGCGCTACTTTAGCCGTCATGGCGGAAAAAGAGTTACCAAAGTCGCTCTAATTTCTTCGATTATTCCCTTTTTATTAAAAACTGATGACAACCCTGATGGCCATCCAAAAGAGAAAAGTGAAGCTACTGCAACCGCTATTAAAGAGGATAGAATAGAATTTTTAGATAATTTCGGAAAAACTTTTTTTGGAGTTACAATCATCAACCGTCCATTAAGTACTTCGTTATTGGAGTATTATAAAATGTTATGCACATTTGCTTCTCCTCGTGCTACATTAAAATGTGCAGAATCATTTTCGACAACTGATTTTAGAGATGAACTTGATAGCATAAATGTGCCAACCTTAATTATTCATGGTGATGCTGACAAAATAGTTCCAATTGACCTTACTTCAAAAAAAGCTGCTGAATCAATTCAGAACAATACTTATATCATTTATGAGGGCGAACCACATGGATTATTTTATACTGAAAGAGACAGGCTAAATTCAGATTTACTAAATTTTTTAAATTCATAG
- a CDS encoding tRNA-binding protein yields the protein MDLTWSEFERVEMRVGTIMQVDDFPEARKPAYQLTIDFGTEIGIRKSSAQITKRYSKEDLIARQIVGVVNFPRKQIGKFMSECLVIGAVGEDGDVVLLAPDFKIENGLRIG from the coding sequence ATGGATTTAACTTGGTCAGAATTTGAAAGAGTAGAAATGAGAGTGGGAACAATCATGCAAGTGGATGATTTTCCAGAGGCTCGTAAACCGGCTTATCAGCTTACAATTGATTTTGGAACAGAGATCGGAATTCGTAAATCATCGGCGCAAATTACCAAACGATATTCAAAAGAAGATTTAATAGCTAGACAAATCGTGGGTGTGGTTAATTTTCCTAGAAAACAAATAGGGAAATTTATGAGCGAATGTTTAGTAATTGGAGCAGTAGGAGAGGATGGAGATGTTGTTTTGTTAGCACCGGATTTTAAAATCGAAAACGGGTTAAGAATAGGTTAA
- a CDS encoding PUR family DNA/RNA-binding protein produces the protein MRENDMLEKEEIFSKVLRAGRRTYFFDVRATKADDYYITITESKKFTEEDGSFHFKKHKIYLYKEDFSAFAEILGEMTSYVLNHKGEEVISERHQKDFKKEYSSDKEEPVLSHRSSFTDIDFDDI, from the coding sequence ATGAGAGAAAATGACATGTTAGAAAAAGAAGAGATTTTTTCTAAAGTACTACGAGCAGGAAGAAGGACCTATTTCTTTGATGTAAGAGCTACAAAAGCAGACGATTACTATATCACGATTACCGAAAGCAAGAAATTCACAGAAGAAGATGGATCGTTCCATTTTAAGAAACATAAAATTTACTTGTACAAAGAAGATTTTAGTGCTTTTGCAGAAATTTTAGGAGAAATGACTTCTTATGTTTTAAACCACAAAGGAGAGGAAGTAATCTCTGAAAGACATCAGAAAGATTTCAAGAAAGAATACAGTTCTGACAAAGAAGAACCAGTATTATCACATAGGTCGAGTTTTACAGATATTGATTTTGATGACATCTAA
- a CDS encoding alpha/beta hydrolase has product MEVNLLILPGLGNSGDKHWQTYWHNKFKNSIRLVHDNWDEPIREEWIKRLNEEISKLDKPTILVAHSLAVSLVMHWAKTNNNPHIVGALLVAPADVDSPQHTPECIRNFSPMPIIKLPFPSIVVASENDPYASFERKEYFAKMWGSDFVNVGRKGHINSDSDLKYWEEGQLILEQLIVKIDLR; this is encoded by the coding sequence ATGGAAGTAAATTTATTAATATTACCTGGCTTAGGAAATTCTGGTGATAAACACTGGCAAACTTATTGGCATAATAAATTCAAAAACTCAATTCGTTTAGTTCACGACAATTGGGACGAACCTATCCGTGAGGAATGGATTAAAAGACTAAACGAAGAAATTTCTAAACTTGACAAACCAACTATCTTAGTTGCCCATAGCCTAGCCGTTTCTCTTGTTATGCATTGGGCAAAAACGAATAATAATCCTCATATTGTAGGTGCATTACTTGTTGCTCCTGCCGATGTAGACTCCCCTCAACACACTCCTGAATGCATACGGAATTTTTCTCCTATGCCAATTATCAAATTACCATTTCCCTCTATAGTTGTAGCCAGTGAAAATGATCCTTATGCATCCTTTGAAAGAAAAGAATATTTCGCTAAGATGTGGGGCAGTGACTTTGTAAATGTTGGAAGAAAAGGACACATCAACTCCGATTCAGATTTAAAATACTGGGAAGAAGGTCAATTAATATTAGAACAATTAATTGTGAAAATTGACTTAAGATAA
- a CDS encoding thioredoxin family protein, whose amino-acid sequence MAKTLSNMLPLGTLAPQFKLKDTNSNFEYSYSDIKGSKGTLVMFICNHCPYVLHVIEEIVMIANDYRVQGIGIVAISSNDVTKYPEDGPELMTEFAFTHKIDFPYLYDESQEVAKAYDAACTPDFYLFDNQDKLFYRGQLDDSRPGNGITLSGSDLRNAIDSLIYNRNIKNPQKPSMGCNIKWK is encoded by the coding sequence ATGGCTAAGACTCTTTCAAACATGTTACCTCTTGGTACTTTGGCTCCACAATTTAAACTAAAAGATACTAATTCTAATTTTGAATATTCTTATAGCGACATAAAAGGTTCTAAAGGAACTCTTGTTATGTTTATATGCAATCATTGTCCGTATGTACTGCATGTAATAGAAGAAATTGTTATGATTGCCAACGATTATCGTGTACAAGGAATTGGCATTGTAGCCATTTCCAGTAATGATGTGACTAAATACCCTGAGGATGGTCCCGAACTAATGACCGAATTTGCCTTTACACATAAAATAGATTTTCCATATCTATATGATGAAAGCCAGGAAGTAGCCAAAGCTTATGATGCAGCATGTACACCTGACTTTTACTTATTTGACAATCAGGATAAATTATTTTATCGCGGACAGCTGGATGATTCAAGACCTGGAAACGGAATTACTCTTAGCGGAAGCGATTTAAGAAACGCTATAGATTCCTTAATTTACAACCGAAATATTAAAAATCCACAGAAACCAAGTATGGGTTGTAATATTAAATGGAAATAA
- a CDS encoding ABC transporter ATP-binding protein, whose product MKELRYLNKYFIKYKYSFSLGIFITIIAQIFSLFTPKLISKSLSAIETFDKLPESQKASEAVLSFYREGLIHNVLLIIATTIVAGFLTFLMRQTLIVMSRHIEFDLKNEVFQQYERLSQNFYKQNRTGDLMNRISEDVSKVRMYVGPAVMYTINTFIRFAIVIIYMYSVSPLLTLYTILPLPILSYCIFKLSTEINKRSTVFQQYLSKVSSFTQEIFSGIRVIKAYSLENQHQNNMIDLANESKSKSLNLAKVQSLFGPLMIALIGISNLVVIYFGGVMYINGSIKSLGTIAEFILYVNMLTWPVASLGWVSSMVQEAEASQKRLNEFLKIEPEIKNNNPNHSTIEGTISFENVTYTYEDTNITALNDVTFTVKKGETLAILGKTGSGKSTILSLISRLYDVSQGQITIDGIEISKLNLNDLRNNIGIVPQDAFLFSDSIKNNIKFGNQNATDEEVIEAAKNAVVHDNIINFNKQYDTILGERGITLSGGQKQRVSIARAIIKNPAILLFDDCLSAVDTETEETILNNLFEICKDKTTIIVSHRVSSAKNADRIIILEEGKIIQQGSHNQLINQEGYYSALYLKQLSEKESL is encoded by the coding sequence ATGAAAGAATTACGTTATTTAAACAAATATTTTATTAAATATAAATATAGTTTTTCCTTAGGGATTTTTATCACAATAATCGCACAAATATTCTCGCTATTTACTCCTAAACTAATAAGTAAGTCATTAAGTGCTATTGAAACGTTTGACAAACTCCCTGAATCCCAGAAAGCATCAGAGGCAGTTTTATCTTTTTACAGAGAAGGACTAATACACAATGTTTTATTAATTATCGCCACAACAATCGTTGCCGGGTTCCTTACTTTTTTAATGCGCCAAACCTTAATTGTAATGTCTCGTCACATTGAATTTGACTTAAAAAATGAGGTTTTTCAGCAATACGAAAGACTCTCTCAAAACTTTTACAAACAAAATCGTACAGGTGATTTAATGAATCGTATTAGCGAAGACGTTTCTAAGGTTCGAATGTATGTAGGCCCAGCAGTAATGTACACCATCAATACTTTTATCCGCTTTGCAATCGTAATCATATACATGTATAGCGTTTCGCCGCTTTTAACTTTATATACTATATTACCATTACCTATATTATCCTATTGCATTTTTAAATTAAGCACCGAAATAAATAAACGAAGCACTGTTTTTCAGCAATATTTATCAAAAGTATCGAGCTTCACACAAGAAATTTTTTCAGGAATCCGAGTTATAAAAGCCTATTCATTAGAAAATCAACATCAGAATAATATGATTGATCTAGCAAATGAAAGCAAAAGTAAAAGTTTGAATCTTGCTAAAGTACAATCTTTATTTGGCCCACTGATGATTGCTTTAATCGGAATAAGCAACCTTGTAGTAATTTATTTTGGTGGTGTAATGTACATTAACGGAAGTATTAAAAGTCTTGGAACAATAGCTGAGTTCATTTTATATGTAAATATGCTTACGTGGCCAGTTGCTTCACTTGGATGGGTTTCTTCAATGGTACAAGAAGCCGAAGCATCTCAAAAAAGACTTAATGAGTTCTTAAAAATTGAACCTGAAATTAAAAACAATAATCCAAACCACTCTACTATCGAAGGGACAATTTCTTTTGAGAATGTAACCTATACTTATGAAGACACCAATATAACCGCTCTTAATGATGTTACTTTTACAGTAAAAAAAGGTGAAACTTTGGCTATTTTAGGTAAAACTGGTTCTGGAAAATCAACTATATTATCTTTGATATCTCGCTTGTACGATGTCTCACAAGGACAAATTACCATAGATGGAATTGAAATAAGTAAATTAAACCTCAACGATTTACGTAACAATATTGGTATTGTACCTCAAGATGCTTTTTTATTTTCTGACAGCATTAAAAACAATATTAAGTTTGGTAATCAAAATGCAACTGATGAAGAAGTTATCGAAGCTGCAAAAAACGCTGTTGTTCATGACAACATTATTAACTTTAACAAGCAGTACGACACTATCTTAGGCGAAAGAGGAATCACTCTTTCTGGCGGACAAAAACAGCGTGTTTCTATTGCCAGAGCAATCATAAAAAATCCTGCTATTTTACTTTTCGATGACTGTTTATCTGCTGTAGATACTGAGACTGAAGAAACCATTTTAAACAACTTATTTGAAATTTGCAAAGACAAAACTACCATAATTGTTAGCCATCGAGTGTCATCTGCCAAAAACGCTGATCGAATTATTATACTTGAAGAAGGAAAAATCATCCAACAAGGTTCTCATAATCAATTGATAAATCAAGAAGGGTATTATTCAGCATTATATTTAAAACAACTTTCCGAAAAAGAATCACTTTAA
- a CDS encoding sugar phosphate isomerase/epimerase produces MVTRRNFIINTSMATATVCLIPSFAFSSNKKTIGLQLYTLRDELPKDVKGTLEKVAQAGYTEVELYGFSIKDQFWGLSPQELKQLLDTNGLRAVSGHYGLGTYLFDGNTTELEAAIKAAKVLESEYITVPWLDETLRKSDDDYIEIALLLNKAGEICKESGLKLAYHNHDFEFKKYGDTTAYEILLKETDRDLVYFEMDLYWMTYSKIDPIEMFKQNQGRFTMWHVKDMDKNNEALNAEIGSGRIDFKSIFAEAKGSGMKHFFVEQETNYKPNEIQSIKTSYEFIAKELI; encoded by the coding sequence ATGGTGACAAGAAGAAACTTTATAATCAATACTAGTATGGCAACTGCCACAGTTTGTTTAATTCCATCATTTGCATTTTCTTCTAATAAAAAGACAATTGGATTACAGTTGTACACTTTAAGGGATGAATTGCCAAAAGATGTGAAAGGAACCCTAGAAAAGGTGGCGCAAGCTGGATATACTGAAGTTGAATTATATGGATTCTCTATTAAAGATCAATTTTGGGGATTGTCACCTCAAGAGTTAAAGCAATTGCTAGATACAAATGGATTGAGGGCAGTGAGTGGTCATTATGGATTAGGGACCTATTTGTTTGATGGAAATACTACAGAACTTGAAGCAGCAATAAAAGCGGCTAAAGTTTTAGAAAGTGAGTATATAACAGTTCCTTGGCTGGATGAAACGTTAAGAAAAAGTGACGATGATTATATAGAGATAGCTTTGTTACTAAACAAAGCTGGAGAAATCTGTAAAGAATCAGGATTAAAATTAGCTTATCATAATCATGATTTCGAGTTTAAGAAATATGGAGATACAACAGCTTATGAAATTCTATTGAAAGAGACTGATAGAGATTTAGTCTATTTTGAAATGGATTTATATTGGATGACGTATTCTAAAATTGACCCCATAGAAATGTTCAAGCAAAATCAGGGACGTTTTACGATGTGGCATGTAAAAGACATGGATAAAAATAATGAAGCTTTAAATGCAGAGATCGGTTCAGGAAGAATAGATTTTAAATCTATTTTCGCAGAAGCAAAAGGATCAGGGATGAAACATTTCTTCGTAGAGCAAGAAACTAATTATAAACCCAACGAAATTCAGTCAATAAAAACAAGTTATGAATTCATAGCAAAAGAACTAATCTAG
- a CDS encoding MFS transporter, whose amino-acid sequence MAVCTGLIVANLYYCQPLIVLIANEFKIPEADAGTITYLTQAGYAIGLFFMVPLGDKIERKKQILITTLATVVALVIAATAQSFLVLEIASLLIGITSIVPQLILPLAASLSEPSQRGKVVGTIMSGLLVGILLSRTLSGIIGDLWGWRSMFWIAAGICLLMFFVMQRQFPYNKPVFHGSYGQLLQSLFTLIKTQPLLREATIINAFCFAQFGAFWTTMVLLLSDAPFHFSSSTIGLFGIVGASGALAAPLVGRLGDKGNSRIAVGYGCLLMLISFIIFYFSGSSIVGIIIGIVCIDIGIQGVHISNQTRVYSLLPEARNRLNTVFMSFSFLGTAAGSAYGLFLWKLGGWHAVAIGCAVLALLALTVYGLTYKSKK is encoded by the coding sequence ATGGCAGTTTGCACTGGACTTATAGTTGCAAACCTTTATTATTGTCAGCCTTTAATTGTTTTAATTGCCAATGAATTTAAAATCCCTGAAGCTGATGCGGGAACAATAACTTATCTTACTCAAGCAGGCTATGCCATCGGTCTTTTCTTTATGGTACCGCTTGGTGATAAAATAGAGCGTAAAAAACAAATTTTGATAACCACACTTGCAACAGTAGTTGCCTTGGTTATAGCGGCTACAGCCCAAAGTTTTTTAGTTTTAGAAATTGCATCGCTTCTTATCGGAATCACCTCCATAGTTCCTCAGTTAATTTTGCCTTTGGCAGCTTCTTTAAGTGAACCTAGCCAGCGAGGTAAAGTTGTGGGAACGATTATGAGTGGTTTGCTTGTCGGAATTTTATTATCTAGAACTTTAAGTGGAATTATAGGTGATCTTTGGGGTTGGCGATCTATGTTCTGGATTGCAGCTGGAATATGTTTACTAATGTTTTTTGTTATGCAAAGACAATTCCCATACAATAAACCAGTGTTTCATGGTTCATACGGACAATTATTGCAATCGCTTTTTACACTTATAAAAACACAACCTTTATTACGAGAAGCAACAATAATCAATGCATTTTGTTTTGCACAGTTTGGGGCTTTCTGGACAACAATGGTATTGTTGTTATCAGACGCTCCGTTTCATTTTAGCAGTTCAACGATAGGTCTTTTTGGTATTGTTGGAGCATCGGGCGCTTTGGCAGCTCCATTAGTCGGAAGATTAGGAGATAAAGGAAACTCAAGAATAGCTGTAGGATATGGTTGTTTATTGATGTTAATTAGTTTTATTATTTTTTACTTTTCAGGAAGTAGCATTGTAGGAATCATTATAGGAATAGTTTGTATCGATATAGGAATTCAAGGAGTTCATATTTCTAACCAAACCAGAGTTTATTCGTTATTGCCAGAAGCTAGAAATAGATTAAATACAGTATTTATGTCGTTTAGCTTTTTAGGAACAGCGGCAGGTTCAGCTTACGGATTGTTTTTGTGGAAATTAGGAGGATGGCATGCTGTAGCTATAGGATGTGCTGTTTTAGCATTATTGGCATTAACGGTTTATGGATTAACATATAAATCTAAAAAATAG
- a CDS encoding Glu/Leu/Phe/Val dehydrogenase: protein MNAAFATGKELQKMDPVFGQLSFDDHEQIVFCNDKDTGLKAIIGIHNSVMGPALGGTRMFNYANEWEALNDVLRLSRGMTYKSAITGLNIGGGKAVIIGDAKTQKTPELMRKFGEFVHSLSGRYITAEDVGMETKDMDIVRDVTPYVTGISEERGGSGNPSPVTAYGVFLGMKAAVKQQFGSDNLDGKKVLVQGIGHVGEALVEYLTKEGAIVTITDINEERLYEVAKKYGATIFAGDDLYSADVDVYAPCAMGAVLNDATVSKIKAKVIAGAANNQLANENVHGAILQERGILYAPDFLINAGGIINVYAELEHYGKAEIMRKTENIYNTTLEIFDFAVKNGMTTHHAALTIAQNRIDLRRIENSKK from the coding sequence ATGAATGCAGCTTTTGCAACTGGAAAGGAACTTCAAAAAATGGATCCCGTTTTTGGTCAACTATCGTTTGATGATCACGAACAAATTGTATTTTGTAATGACAAAGATACAGGTTTAAAAGCAATTATTGGTATTCATAATTCAGTTATGGGGCCTGCTTTGGGAGGGACAAGGATGTTTAATTATGCAAACGAATGGGAAGCATTAAACGATGTTTTACGTCTTTCTAGAGGTATGACATATAAATCTGCTATCACAGGATTGAATATTGGTGGAGGTAAAGCCGTTATTATTGGAGATGCCAAAACTCAAAAAACACCTGAATTGATGCGTAAGTTTGGAGAATTTGTACATTCTTTAAGCGGAAGATATATTACTGCTGAAGATGTTGGAATGGAAACTAAGGATATGGACATTGTAAGAGATGTTACTCCTTATGTTACAGGGATTTCTGAAGAAAGAGGGGGGTCTGGTAATCCATCTCCAGTTACTGCTTACGGTGTGTTTTTAGGAATGAAAGCGGCTGTAAAACAACAATTTGGATCAGATAATTTAGATGGTAAAAAAGTATTAGTACAAGGAATTGGTCACGTAGGTGAAGCTTTGGTTGAGTATTTAACTAAAGAAGGTGCAATAGTTACTATTACAGATATCAACGAAGAAAGATTATATGAAGTAGCTAAAAAATATGGTGCTACTATTTTTGCAGGTGATGATTTGTACAGTGCAGATGTTGATGTTTATGCGCCTTGCGCAATGGGAGCAGTGTTAAATGATGCGACTGTAAGTAAGATAAAAGCTAAGGTTATTGCTGGTGCAGCTAATAATCAATTGGCAAACGAAAATGTTCATGGTGCTATATTGCAAGAAAGAGGGATTTTATATGCTCCGGATTTCTTGATTAATGCAGGTGGAATCATTAATGTTTATGCAGAATTAGAGCATTATGGTAAAGCGGAAATCATGCGTAAGACTGAAAATATCTACAATACTACGCTTGAGATTTTTGATTTTGCTGTTAAAAACGGTATGACTACACATCATGCAGCTTTAACGATTGCTCAAAATCGTATCGATTTAAGAAGAATCGAGAATAGTAAAAAGTAA
- a CDS encoding peptidylprolyl isomerase, producing the protein MENGIYAKFNTSKGSILVKLAHDLTPGTVGNFVGLAEGNLENKSKPQGNKFYDGLKFHRVIPDFMIQGGCPQGTGTGGPGYKFDDEFHPSLKHDRPGVLAMANSGPGTNGSQFYITHVPTSWLDGKHTVFGHVVEGQDIVDAIAQGDELTSVEIVRVGEEAEKWNAIEAFIAFKGERNKRDAAMKAEAEAAIEKLAAGFEKTESGLRYQFIQRGDGKKAENGKTVAVHYEGSLDNGKVFDSSYPRKKPIEFRLGQGQVIEGWDEGIALLKVGDKARFVIPSHLGYGPSGAGGVIPPNANLIFDVELMDVK; encoded by the coding sequence ATGGAAAACGGAATATACGCTAAATTCAACACTAGTAAAGGTTCGATTTTAGTAAAATTAGCTCACGATTTAACACCTGGAACAGTTGGTAACTTCGTAGGTTTAGCTGAAGGAAATTTAGAAAATAAGAGTAAACCACAAGGAAATAAGTTTTACGATGGATTAAAATTTCACAGAGTAATTCCTGATTTCATGATTCAAGGTGGTTGTCCACAAGGAACTGGAACTGGTGGCCCTGGATATAAATTTGATGATGAATTTCACCCAAGTTTAAAACATGATCGTCCAGGAGTTTTGGCAATGGCAAATTCAGGACCTGGAACTAATGGTTCTCAATTTTATATTACTCACGTTCCAACAAGCTGGTTAGACGGAAAACATACTGTTTTTGGTCACGTAGTAGAAGGACAGGATATTGTTGATGCAATTGCTCAAGGAGATGAATTAACTAGTGTTGAAATTGTAAGAGTAGGAGAAGAAGCTGAAAAATGGAATGCTATCGAAGCTTTTATTGCTTTTAAAGGAGAACGTAACAAACGTGATGCTGCTATGAAAGCAGAAGCAGAAGCTGCAATAGAAAAATTGGCAGCAGGTTTTGAAAAAACGGAAAGTGGTTTACGTTACCAATTTATCCAAAGAGGTGATGGTAAAAAAGCTGAAAACGGAAAAACAGTTGCAGTTCACTACGAAGGTTCATTAGATAACGGTAAGGTGTTTGATTCTTCTTACCCAAGAAAAAAACCAATCGAATTTAGATTAGGTCAAGGTCAGGTTATCGAAGGTTGGGATGAAGGAATTGCTTTATTGAAAGTTGGAGATAAAGCACGTTTTGTAATTCCATCTCACTTAGGATACGGTCCATCTGGAGCAGGAGGAGTTATTCCACCAAACGCAAATTTAATTTTCGACGTAGAATTAATGGATGTTAAATAA